The stretch of DNA TGCCAGATGGTTGTTCATCATATTCTCCCCACCGTATGGCTGTAATCGAAAATTCATCACTTTTCTCTGGCAAGTATAGTGCATCACTGATCATGATTTCCCAGTCATACTCTTCGTCATTGTCATCCGGCAATCCAGATACACCGCCATTGTCGTCATCTCCGATACAAGCGCTGAAGGCGAAGATCATGGCCAAGCTGAACGATACGAGTAAGAATAGTTTGCTTCTCATGTGTTCTCCTTTTTTTATTCGCACGTAGGTGCTATTATTAGTCTATTTTGAAGCTATGTACTTCCCAGCAACCGGCATCGTCTATCCACACCGATCCTTCGCTGAAGGGGGGGATCAGGATGGATATACGGCCAAAATTGACACCCGGACGCAGGAAACCTGCGCTAACAGAAAGGCTGTTCCATACATCAGCCGGTGTTTGTTTTGCTTTGAAGCGATTGGTTATCTTGCCGTTTTCTTTGAACGTGATCATCTGCATGGTGATCTGAGGAGGATTGGGGCTGTCGGTTTTCAGCTTGATGCGAGAGTAATATCCCCCATAGCGGCGTACTTTGAAGGGTTCTGAGATCAGCATGATATCCTTGTCTGAAGCCGATATATGCAGTGAGCTTTCGCCTTCAAGCGCATCGGTGGCATCTATGCGAATCTTATCGAAATCCGCACTGGCTGGCTCCACTATGATGCTCCAACCTTTCAAAGCTTCATTGGGAGAGAGGGAATATAGGGCGAATCCCGGATTTGCCACCAGATTCTTGCTTTCCCCGATATCTGCTTCGGTAAAAAGCAGCGATGAACTCACAAAACAAGAACTAAGAGTGAGGGCTAGCAATATGAGCCATAGCCACAGTTTCATTTAATAAAACCTCTTTCATTTAAATATTTCAAGATCACCGCCACCGAAATGGTATTGATCATCAGATTCGATCCGCCATAACTGATGAATGGCAAGGGGATACCCGTAGCCGGGACCAGACCGATATTCATACCGATGTTGATAAAACTCTGCAACATAAGATAAGCAAGAATGCCAGCTGAGGCAACCTTTCTTTCCTTTACCTTCAACTGATTTATGTCGTGAATGATGCGGGCAAAAAAGAAAGCAAATATAAACAGCAGAAACATCGATCCCACAAAGCCGAATTCTTCGCCGATCACCGAGAAAATGAAGTCTGTATGGTGCTCGGGCAAGAAGTTCATATTCTTCTGAGTTCCCATCAGCCAGCCCTTGCCGGTCAATGCTCCGCTACCTATGGCAATCTTGCTTTGGATTATCTGATAACCTGCTCCCAAGGGATCGCGGGTGGGGTCCATAAAGGTGAGAATGCGGTTTTGCTGGTAGTCTTTCAATCCCATCCAAAATACTGGCATAATCAATGCAATAAATACATTCGCGATACCCGCCACAGTGATTGCTACCCAGGAAAGGCGCGACCACATCAATAACAGAACCAAGAGCACAATCCACAGCAGGATAAATAGCCAATGGATGGATGCCACCACGGAAACCACCGGCGATATGATGAGCAATATGTAGAAAAGTGGAACCTCGGCTGCTATCAGCATTGCTATCAAGCTTGCCCAAAACACGAGCGTAGTGCCGAAATCCGGCTCCAGCATAATCAGGATCACCGGAGCCAGCATGATGCCAAAGCCATACAACATCTGGCGATATTCGTTCACATTCTCTTTGGAAATGTAGCGCGCTACCATCAGTATGGTAAGCAGTTTGGCACTCTCAGAAGGCTGAATATTGATTCCTCCCATACTGAACCAGCGATGCGAGCCATTTATCGCAGGAGTGAAAAGCACTAAAATTAAAGCCAGGATATTGAGTATAAAAGCGGGCAGAATCAGGATGTCGAATATGGGCATTGGGAGCTTCAATAAAAAGGCAATCATTCCCAAAGCAAGGATGGCAAAGATGATCTGCCTCCACCAAAATGCCTGTGTGCTTACCTGGTTGGAGATC from Candidatus Cloacimonadota bacterium encodes:
- a CDS encoding FtsW/RodA/SpoVE family cell cycle protein, which translates into the protein MINRQKFDFVLLALLFILIALGCVAIFSASTTVISNQVSTQAFWWRQIIFAILALGMIAFLLKLPMPIFDILILPAFILNILALILVLFTPAINGSHRWFSMGGINIQPSESAKLLTILMVARYISKENVNEYRQMLYGFGIMLAPVILIMLEPDFGTTLVFWASLIAMLIAAEVPLFYILLIISPVVSVVASIHWLFILLWIVLLVLLLMWSRLSWVAITVAGIANVFIALIMPVFWMGLKDYQQNRILTFMDPTRDPLGAGYQIIQSKIAIGSGALTGKGWLMGTQKNMNFLPEHHTDFIFSVIGEEFGFVGSMFLLFIFAFFFARIIHDINQLKVKERKVASAGILAYLMLQSFINIGMNIGLVPATGIPLPFISYGGSNLMINTISVAVILKYLNERGFIK